The Victivallis lenta genome includes a region encoding these proteins:
- a CDS encoding GDSL-type esterase/lipase family protein, whose protein sequence is MILMKKRFLLTAFFCCCSMIAVSAQSARCFDPEGFPEARAAELHRKLPVELAAQREWIAGFQTRFGEAFTPIQRKRISRRLEMAERLAAYIESAFKSADKDDIFFAERAILHLKNLCTYLSDEEKLARLFSEQKEIVLSIRDFGAQGDGVTDDSDAFQTALAKIAGMNGVPVKLFLPKGRYLLNKVHRVDNEESHLAFHNQKNITVEGETPDTTLIFGVNEKNGVRVFKSENIQLRNLVLLNRTVPFMEMEVESVDPEAQTITGRHIVPSLPADAPQVAGYGGPKLCFRRDGSLVTGDLWLVPDSLVTLPSGKIRMAVRRGPFHKVRPGMRIACPGRRGGSVVVFSCSRFCMLDRITIHNSWDLALVNHASHASTYSKVRIVPLPGLSFTTNGDGIHAANSGLYSGIGPTVIDCEFRAMGDDPINTYNRGWYVAAVQDHQLLTHGGEAFAGDITYVYDSATGEIRAGLTATETTVRRNWRKYNVSATMVKEQIPSRIKSFDSLNSEPPAEDELREIYFGKSRREMPDVAFNPFRAGAWEVIADCVFADNRNCGPVIQCDNALVENVTIANIESFASKIGAFTTWREGPPPINVLMRNCKIRNSGGLRTEFYVLNPDNEIATGRHVRHVTFENNELVNCHQPAFTIASSSGIEFINNRIVNPQKEAFKITNAEKLTFHGNTVNGKPYTPQIAGKTVWPVRASLQGKLSKEGAWRHVGAGLQNSGGDFEALYAAQYSALKKVKIQTAFRFLKPEGKAGLRLVEHVGVPDNGYYFLLDGATGLFTVSVRRREGTVWKPEQVVFRRQLETAAVNSLEVLSEFTWVVVKVNGKEIWRGGAPLPTLFRSGFVAFDAPVSVEKLEIAGGGHQGGILAFGDSITHHCRWQDTAGKLAGLEIGNGGMACDDTINARKRLESDVIALQPDLVLLLLGTNNSSATQAMTDLKYIIRRLRSARINVIVCTILPRPQPEQAVKLNRLLRQYCRQEQILLHDWYEVMNDGNGNMKKEYGGDVHPNTRGIEVMARSFIENPVVKKFILQSTERKDK, encoded by the coding sequence ATGATTTTGATGAAGAAAAGGTTCTTACTGACTGCTTTTTTCTGTTGTTGCAGTATGATAGCCGTCAGTGCGCAATCCGCTCGTTGTTTTGATCCGGAGGGTTTCCCGGAGGCGCGTGCTGCAGAGCTGCATCGGAAGTTGCCGGTAGAGCTTGCCGCACAGAGAGAATGGATTGCCGGGTTTCAAACCCGGTTCGGTGAAGCGTTCACTCCGATTCAGCGGAAACGGATTTCCCGGCGTCTGGAAATGGCAGAGCGGCTTGCCGCTTATATCGAATCCGCTTTCAAATCAGCAGACAAGGATGATATTTTCTTTGCGGAACGTGCTATTTTACATCTTAAGAATCTCTGCACTTATCTATCGGATGAAGAGAAACTCGCCCGGCTGTTCAGTGAACAGAAGGAGATAGTTCTTTCCATCCGTGATTTCGGTGCCCAAGGCGATGGTGTTACCGATGATTCCGATGCTTTTCAGACAGCACTTGCAAAGATCGCCGGAATGAACGGCGTTCCGGTGAAACTATTCCTGCCCAAAGGGCGTTATCTTCTCAATAAGGTTCACCGGGTTGATAATGAGGAGAGCCATCTTGCTTTCCATAATCAGAAAAATATTACTGTTGAAGGTGAAACGCCCGATACCACTTTGATTTTTGGTGTGAATGAGAAAAACGGGGTTCGCGTTTTTAAATCGGAAAATATTCAACTGCGAAATCTGGTTCTGTTGAACCGCACCGTTCCTTTCATGGAAATGGAAGTGGAATCGGTAGACCCGGAAGCACAGACGATAACCGGAAGGCATATCGTTCCCTCCCTGCCGGCAGATGCGCCGCAGGTTGCCGGGTACGGCGGCCCCAAGTTGTGCTTCAGGAGAGACGGCTCACTGGTTACGGGAGATCTTTGGCTCGTACCTGACAGTCTGGTGACGTTGCCTTCAGGAAAAATCCGAATGGCAGTTCGGCGCGGCCCGTTTCATAAAGTGCGACCGGGCATGCGTATTGCCTGTCCGGGACGTCGAGGCGGTTCTGTGGTGGTATTTTCCTGCAGCCGTTTCTGTATGTTGGACCGGATTACGATTCACAATTCCTGGGATCTGGCGCTGGTCAACCATGCTTCACACGCCAGCACCTATTCAAAAGTACGAATTGTTCCGTTGCCGGGCTTGAGCTTTACCACCAACGGCGATGGTATCCATGCCGCTAATTCCGGTTTGTACAGCGGAATCGGACCAACTGTAATCGACTGCGAATTCCGTGCAATGGGCGACGACCCGATCAACACTTATAACCGGGGCTGGTATGTCGCCGCCGTACAGGATCATCAACTGCTTACACACGGCGGAGAAGCCTTTGCCGGCGATATCACTTATGTCTATGATTCCGCCACGGGAGAAATCCGGGCCGGCCTCACCGCGACGGAAACGACAGTACGGCGGAACTGGCGTAAATACAACGTAAGCGCAACCATGGTCAAAGAACAGATTCCAAGTCGAATCAAGTCTTTTGATTCTCTGAACAGCGAACCGCCGGCGGAAGATGAGTTAAGAGAAATTTACTTCGGAAAGTCCAGGCGGGAAATGCCGGATGTCGCATTCAATCCGTTTCGGGCCGGCGCCTGGGAAGTCATTGCCGACTGCGTGTTTGCCGACAATCGTAATTGCGGTCCGGTAATTCAGTGTGATAACGCACTGGTGGAAAATGTAACAATTGCCAATATCGAGTCCTTTGCCTCAAAAATCGGTGCTTTTACGACCTGGCGTGAAGGGCCGCCGCCAATCAACGTTTTGATGCGAAACTGCAAAATCCGCAATTCCGGTGGTCTCCGGACTGAGTTTTATGTTCTGAATCCAGATAACGAAATCGCCACAGGCCGTCACGTTCGTCATGTAACTTTCGAGAACAATGAATTGGTCAATTGCCATCAGCCTGCATTTACGATTGCGAGTTCCTCCGGAATTGAGTTTATCAACAACCGGATTGTAAATCCGCAAAAAGAAGCATTTAAAATTACCAATGCCGAAAAGCTGACTTTTCATGGAAATACCGTGAACGGGAAACCGTATACACCGCAGATCGCCGGAAAAACGGTCTGGCCGGTCCGGGCCAGTTTGCAGGGAAAACTGAGCAAGGAAGGAGCTTGGCGGCATGTCGGCGCGGGCCTTCAGAACTCCGGCGGCGACTTTGAGGCGCTTTATGCAGCTCAGTACTCTGCTTTGAAAAAAGTGAAAATTCAAACTGCTTTCCGCTTTCTGAAGCCGGAGGGCAAGGCGGGGCTGCGGCTGGTGGAACATGTGGGCGTACCGGATAACGGCTATTATTTTCTACTGGATGGGGCAACAGGTTTGTTTACCGTTTCCGTCCGAAGGCGGGAGGGGACGGTATGGAAGCCGGAACAGGTTGTCTTCCGGCGACAGCTGGAAACCGCAGCGGTGAACAGTCTGGAAGTCCTCTCTGAATTCACCTGGGTTGTCGTCAAGGTGAACGGGAAAGAAATTTGGAGAGGAGGCGCACCGCTGCCGACGCTGTTTCGTTCCGGCTTCGTGGCGTTCGATGCTCCCGTATCGGTAGAAAAACTGGAGATTGCCGGCGGTGGACATCAAGGCGGGATTCTGGCTTTTGGAGATTCAATTACGCATCACTGCAGATGGCAGGATACAGCAGGGAAATTGGCCGGGCTTGAGATCGGCAACGGCGGAATGGCGTGTGACGACACGATCAACGCCAGAAAACGTCTTGAAAGCGATGTAATTGCGCTTCAGCCTGACTTGGTGTTGCTTTTACTGGGGACCAACAATTCTTCTGCGACTCAGGCAATGACTGACCTGAAATATATCATCAGACGTCTCCGTTCGGCACGAATCAACGTAATCGTTTGC